In Brevibacillus brevis, a genomic segment contains:
- a CDS encoding YqhV family protein, whose protein sequence is MWEKAILGMAVLRMLSGSVEILAALLILKVNEVEKALLINSGLAIVGPIILISTTTIGLLGISDRVSFAKIAWILVGITCILIGVRK, encoded by the coding sequence AGCAATTTTGGGAATGGCTGTGCTGAGAATGCTATCAGGCAGTGTGGAAATACTGGCTGCCCTGTTGATTTTGAAAGTAAACGAAGTGGAAAAGGCCCTCTTGATCAATTCCGGTCTGGCAATTGTAGGGCCCATCATCTTGATCTCCACCACGACTATCGGCCTGCTAGGCATCTCGGACCGTGTCAGCTTTGCCAAAATCGCCTGGATTTTGGTCGGGATCACCTGCATTTTGATCGGCGTCCGCAAATGA
- a CDS encoding CD1247 N-terminal domain-containing protein, with protein sequence MLETLTGRISYLRGLADGLDVGEKSPEGKLLAEIVGVLDEIQAQFRELHARIEETEDYVEAIDEDLEDVELFLFESEDELYETVEDCADDEADEYVTYYDLDDDEDARVYESLDDDHLESSYEFACPSCHEMLFLQEGTDADGYYHFVVEPYHPPGQEDIQPINPT encoded by the coding sequence TTGCTGGAGACGCTGACAGGGCGAATTTCCTACTTGCGCGGCCTGGCTGATGGGCTGGATGTAGGGGAGAAGAGCCCTGAGGGAAAATTGCTGGCAGAGATTGTTGGGGTGCTCGATGAAATACAGGCCCAGTTTCGTGAGCTGCATGCCCGCATCGAAGAGACCGAGGATTACGTCGAGGCGATCGACGAGGATCTGGAGGATGTGGAACTGTTTCTGTTCGAAAGCGAAGATGAGCTGTACGAGACCGTCGAGGATTGCGCTGACGACGAAGCGGACGAGTACGTCACTTACTACGATCTGGATGACGACGAGGATGCCCGCGTCTACGAATCCTTGGATGACGACCATCTGGAGTCAAGCTATGAATTCGCGTGCCCGTCGTGTCACGAAATGCTGTTTTTGCAGGAAGGCACGGATGCGGACGGCTACTATCATTTCGTCGTGGAGCCGTATCATCCCCCGGGTCAGGAAGATATCCAACCCATCAACCCAACCTGA
- the spoIIIAA gene encoding stage III sporulation protein AA: MREIMAILPASVRSILTALPSAVREHLEEIRLRQNQPLEIRYGQKSSYVTPSGQLTSIARQGWLFTEEHAVKLLSLVSQHSLYTLEEELKRGYITVVGGHRIGIAGKVVLDRGEVRGIRDVTSFNIRIAREKKGAALKVMPFLFEGEKLHNTLIISPPQCGKTTLLRDMARTISYGSEWSSSRKVGIVDERSELAGCLQGVPQRDVGPRTDVLDACPKAAGMMMLIRSMSPDVLIVDEVGRQEDGDAVWEAIHAGVAVICSAHGADVREVAQRPMLGKLIQHGAFSRYIVLSRANGVGTIEAVYDQQMNPMEKERVAWSS; encoded by the coding sequence GTGAGAGAGATCATGGCGATCTTGCCGGCTTCCGTACGAAGCATTCTGACCGCCCTTCCCTCCGCGGTCCGAGAGCATTTGGAGGAAATACGGCTACGGCAAAATCAGCCGCTGGAGATACGTTACGGCCAAAAATCCAGTTACGTGACGCCGAGCGGCCAGCTTACTTCCATCGCCAGGCAAGGCTGGCTGTTTACCGAGGAGCATGCAGTGAAGCTCCTAAGTCTGGTCAGCCAGCACTCCCTGTATACGCTGGAGGAAGAGCTCAAGCGAGGGTATATCACGGTAGTCGGCGGGCACCGGATTGGCATCGCAGGCAAGGTTGTTTTGGACCGGGGAGAAGTGCGGGGGATCCGGGATGTGACCAGCTTCAATATCCGTATCGCCCGCGAGAAAAAAGGGGCCGCACTCAAAGTGATGCCATTTCTATTCGAAGGCGAAAAGCTGCACAACACGCTGATCATATCGCCGCCGCAATGCGGAAAAACGACCCTTCTCCGGGACATGGCGCGAACGATCAGCTACGGGAGCGAATGGTCCTCCAGCCGCAAGGTAGGGATTGTGGACGAGCGTTCGGAGCTGGCCGGATGCCTCCAGGGCGTTCCGCAGCGCGACGTCGGTCCGCGTACAGACGTGCTGGATGCTTGTCCCAAGGCCGCCGGAATGATGATGCTCATTCGCTCCATGTCTCCTGATGTGCTGATCGTGGACGAGGTAGGGCGTCAGGAAGACGGAGATGCGGTCTGGGAGGCTATCCATGCCGGAGTTGCCGTCATTTGTTCGGCGCACGGGGCTGATGTGAGGGAAGTGGCGCAGCGCCCGATGCTCGGCAAGCTGATCCAGCATGGCGCGTTTTCGCGGTACATCGTGCTCAGCCGGGCAAATGGCGTAGGGACGATCGAGGCGGTATACGACCAACAGATGAACCCGATGGAAAAGGAGAGGGTCGCATGGTCAAGCTGA
- the spoIIIAB gene encoding stage III sporulation protein SpoIIIAB, with translation MVKLIGAVLILFSASMVGWQIGRYYAYRPIQLRALLVALQMLETEIVYGLTPLHRAFVKVGHRVTEDVGKVFILAAELLVTEKAQSAEDSLRQAMSRHWPQTALRKQEGDVLTSLGQVLGSSDREDQQKHLRLAVTHLRGLEEEARAEQAKYEKMYKSLGFLGGLLVVILMF, from the coding sequence ATGGTCAAGCTGATTGGCGCGGTGCTCATCCTCTTTTCCGCCTCCATGGTGGGCTGGCAGATCGGCCGGTATTACGCATATCGCCCCATTCAACTGAGGGCCTTGCTCGTCGCTCTGCAAATGCTGGAGACGGAAATCGTGTACGGACTCACTCCGTTGCATCGGGCTTTCGTCAAAGTCGGCCACAGAGTGACGGAAGACGTCGGGAAAGTGTTCATCCTGGCTGCGGAATTGCTGGTGACGGAAAAGGCTCAATCGGCGGAAGATTCTCTTCGGCAGGCCATGAGCCGCCACTGGCCGCAAACGGCGCTTCGCAAACAGGAGGGCGATGTGCTGACGAGCCTGGGGCAAGTCCTCGGTTCCTCCGACCGGGAAGACCAGCAAAAGCATTTGCGCTTGGCCGTCACACACCTGCGGGGATTGGAAGAAGAAGCGCGCGCGGAGCAGGCGAAATACGAAAAAATGTACAAGAGTCTGGGCTTTCTGGGAGGACTCCTGGTCGTCATCCTGATGTTCTAA
- the spoIIIAC gene encoding stage III sporulation protein AC produces the protein MDFDLTPVFQIGAVGFITAILHAILKQAGKEDIAHWATLVGFIIVLYMVSHYIGDLFSEVKRVFLFN, from the coding sequence ATGGATTTTGATTTGACACCTGTTTTCCAGATCGGGGCGGTAGGATTTATCACAGCCATCCTGCATGCGATCCTCAAGCAGGCCGGCAAGGAAGACATCGCACACTGGGCTACGCTGGTCGGGTTCATTATCGTGCTGTACATGGTGTCCCACTACATCGGCGACCTGTTTTCCGAGGTGAAACGAGTCTTCCTGTTCAATTGA
- the spoIIIAD gene encoding stage III sporulation protein AD, with amino-acid sequence MEIVQIVGLGLVATILALVIKEQKPMFAFLLAIASGVIIFYFLVGKIAEVIRILERLAVQADLNLVFLETILKIIGIAYIAEFGAQMTRDAGQGAIASKIELAGKVLILVMAVPIIQIIIETVINLLPA; translated from the coding sequence ATGGAAATCGTACAAATCGTCGGACTCGGGCTGGTGGCGACGATCCTCGCGCTGGTCATCAAAGAACAAAAGCCGATGTTTGCCTTTTTGCTGGCAATCGCAAGCGGGGTCATCATCTTTTACTTTCTGGTCGGCAAAATTGCCGAAGTGATCCGCATTCTTGAACGGCTGGCTGTCCAGGCTGACCTGAACCTCGTGTTTCTGGAGACAATACTCAAAATTATCGGAATTGCGTACATTGCCGAATTCGGCGCCCAAATGACCAGAGATGCAGGACAAGGTGCCATCGCTTCCAAAATCGAGCTGGCGGGCAAAGTCCTCATTCTGGTCATGGCGGTGCCGATCATCCAGATCATCATCGAAACAGTGATCAACTTGTTGCCTGCATGA
- the spoIIIAE gene encoding stage III sporulation protein AE, translating into MRGGRVSVGRTGKFWVLFLLLLLLPMGAVSAAGPPASGPINQMVQQQVDHLQLDRVEQYWQQLQREYKGYLPDLKSPGFVQLLMQQDDFSVASVLKGMGKFVFHEILMNGKLLSSIIIITVFAMILETMQNAFERNAVSTVAYSIAYLVLMVLAINSFHVAITYAKDAIADMSDFMLAMIPLVIALLASMGNLATATMFHPLIIFMINISGMMISYVVFPLLFLSAMLSIVSLFSERYKVTQLATLLRNIAMGVLGSFLTIFLAVISIQGATSAVTDGVTLRTAKYITGNFIPIVGRVFSDAADTVLNASLLVKNAVGLAGVLILIILCAFPALKILVLALIYNLSSAVLQPLGNSPIISALGTIGKSLLFVFAALATVGLMFFLAITIIIAAGNISMMVR; encoded by the coding sequence ATGAGGGGAGGCAGGGTGTCCGTGGGACGTACAGGCAAATTCTGGGTTCTGTTTCTCTTGCTTCTGCTCCTGCCGATGGGAGCCGTATCCGCCGCCGGGCCACCCGCTTCCGGACCGATCAATCAAATGGTCCAGCAGCAGGTCGATCATCTGCAGCTGGACCGTGTCGAGCAGTACTGGCAGCAGCTGCAGCGGGAGTACAAAGGCTATCTGCCGGATCTCAAGTCGCCGGGTTTTGTGCAGCTTCTGATGCAGCAGGACGACTTCAGCGTTGCCAGTGTACTCAAAGGGATGGGCAAGTTCGTCTTCCACGAAATTTTGATGAACGGCAAGCTGCTCAGCTCCATCATCATCATCACCGTGTTCGCCATGATTTTGGAAACGATGCAGAACGCCTTCGAGCGCAACGCCGTGTCGACCGTCGCCTACTCGATCGCCTACCTGGTGCTGATGGTTCTCGCGATCAACAGCTTTCACGTCGCCATCACCTACGCCAAGGACGCGATCGCGGACATGTCCGATTTCATGCTGGCGATGATTCCGCTCGTCATCGCGCTCCTGGCTTCCATGGGCAATCTGGCGACGGCGACTATGTTTCATCCGCTGATCATCTTCATGATCAATATCAGCGGGATGATGATTTCCTACGTCGTGTTCCCGCTGCTCTTCCTGTCGGCGATGCTGTCGATCGTCAGCCTGTTTTCTGAAAGGTACAAGGTTACGCAGCTGGCGACGCTTTTGCGAAACATCGCGATGGGGGTTCTTGGTTCGTTCCTGACGATTTTTCTGGCCGTGATCTCCATTCAGGGAGCGACATCGGCAGTGACAGACGGGGTGACCCTGCGGACCGCCAAGTACATCACGGGCAACTTCATACCGATCGTCGGTCGCGTATTCTCCGATGCCGCCGATACGGTCCTGAATGCGTCGCTTCTTGTCAAAAATGCTGTGGGACTGGCTGGGGTGCTGATTCTGATCATCCTGTGCGCCTTCCCGGCCTTGAAGATACTGGTGCTGGCACTGATCTACAACCTGTCATCCGCCGTACTCCAGCCACTGGGCAACAGCCCGATCATCAGCGCACTGGGTACCATCGGCAAAAGCCTCCTGTTCGTGTTCGCCGCGCTGGCAACTGTGGGGCTGATGTTCTTTCTGGCGATTACGATCATCATCGCGGCGGGCAACATCTCCATGATGGTTCGGTAG